GATCTAATATGTTATAAGCTCATCTTAAAAAATTGAAACCTCAATGCACAATTTCTGAAAGCGTGAAAAATATGCCTTTCAAAATTTGGGGTGTGGTAAGATGTGAAATAAATTTGTTGGAAGTTGATTAACAGATTTTATGTCCGTCTCCAATTTTGAGACCTCATCTCAAAACAGTTTTCTGAGATTGATTAACATGTGTGCAGCTTCAATGCTCACTAGAATTGCTCACAAGTATTATGCTTCCCAGTGAACTAAAAACACTTTTCACTGCTCCTCCACCCAACTCCCACAATCCACGATGTATACAGTGATCCGCATATCATGTAAAGTTCTACAGAAATAAATTACACCATAACcgtacaaaaacagaaaacattgTGCATGGAAATGAAATCTAGATATACATAAGTTGATCATGTATATAGATTCTAAAGCAAAATAAACTTGTAACACACAAATCACACCTTTCCATGTATTACGTCACCTATAGTCTCCCGTGATTTGCTCTGACCATTAACAGACGCCCCAGTAAATCTTAGATGCACCATCTTGTGTTGCGCCCCCTGATTTGATACAACAAAAGGAGTCAAGAAGACCAGATTATACTATGTTCGTTTCACAATAAAGAATCACGGAGTTTTAGCCCAAACCTCTAGCATGCATGGTTTGGCATCTGATTACTCATGAGCTGAGATCACCAAACATCTAATTACTCATGAAAGAATTGGAAGTTAGCACTTAGCAGTTCAATTAGGTTTTGGAAGGGAACAGAAATAAAATGAAGAGGGAGACTGGGTGCTACTCTGAGATCCTTACTGTTGCTCCCCTGCAACAGGATACGATCTGTAACAGACGGTAAAAGGGTGTACATCATTATCCTCTAACTCCCTCCTCATCTTCTCCCCCCAAATCCAACTCATCCAGCCCAACATCCAAAATCCACGTTCCCCAATCGAAAACCAATCGAGGGGAAGCACTGAACTGGTGCGAGTTCTactccggtgaccgccgccgccgctacgGCGCAAGCAGCCGCACGAAATTGAAGAAGGCCAGTGGAATTTAACGAACTAATCGCTGGAGGAAAACAACCTCATACCTCAAAACGGAATGGCCAAAGAGCGACTGCGGACGGGGTGGAGACAGCAGGACAAATTGTCCCGACGAGGAAGAATGGtgacggcgatggcggcgacgcGAGTGAGAGGCGGGGGTGTTTGGTGAGGTTGGGACGGGATCGACGCGTCGGCGGTGACGCCGAGTTACGGCACGGCGACGGCTACAGGTAGGGTACGGTGGTAGTCGTAGACTTATAGGGTCCTGGGTGGGCTATAGCTCGCATGGCCCAGCTAGCCTCGCCATGGCAATTCGTTGGGTTGCTCAAGActcgagagagaaaaaaagaaggtttGGTTGGCTGGATTGAATGGCTCCTAATTTCGATTTCTCGTCACTATAGGTTGCTCCGGAGAACAAGCGTTTGGGTCTTGCGAAGCAACCCAATGAAGTGACAATTGGAAAATGGAAACTTGAAAACTTGTTTGGTTACATAACCTAGCGTTAAACAacctcgtcctcgtcgccggctaGTCATCAACGGTGCTCCTTGCCTATGCGGCTCCGGTCATTGGGGCGATAGCGAAGTTGGTCCTGGCCTCGTGGGCACGGGCTAGCTATCGACGGTCAATAGGGCAGTGGCAAGGTTGACAATGGGCATCGATTAGTTATGCAGGGTGCGACGTCAGAGGCGCGTGAGGGGTGACGGCGAGGAGGGTGTGATTGGATGGGGATGGCGAGATAGGTGTGACGTTTTGGTCGGATGTTATCTCTTGCCACTTTTGGTCGGATATGTGACTGGTCACACGGTAGCGCTAGAACCTCTTAGCTTGCTCTCAATCTCTTGTTTCTCCTATTCCTCATGTAGAGAAATCGTATGCCCTCAAAGCCCCGTCGCCTCTGCCCCTAGATGATTCTTCGCCTGCCACTCATCCCACCTCATGGGAGAAGTTCATCCCTTTGATCCAACTTCCGGGAATAGGACGAGGAGAGATAGAGGGGAAGCACCGCGAAAGAGGGCCGGGCGGACGAGGCCGAACTAGATTCAGGCTCGACCTGTTAGGTCATTTTGAATACCTTGATTCTACAAAGAGTGCAACATGCTAGGTCGCTCGTGATGCCATGATCCTCCATCTGGCAGCCATGCGGTCCACCTAATGCGTCATCGCGTCACTCACCGGTGACCGCACCGTTGGTGCCCAAGAAAGCGGTACAATTGAGAAGTTGAAAATTGGCATTCTGATTTGTTTtctatatttttgtttgtgaaTCAAAGCTGAAAGTGATACTATTCAAGTTGAAAGTTGGCCTTCCTTGAGTTGAAGTTGAATTTTGTGATGAATGACAGAATGAGGTTGAGAGTTAGGGAATCGTTGGTTGAAAGTTGGCAAAACTTTGCTTGGAAGATGATGCTTTTTGTGTTGAAACCTTCCTTCTCCGTAGTTGGAATTTAAAAGCTCTTAATTTGGAGTTAAAAGCTCTCCATTTCTAGGTTTAGAGTTGTGTTTCTTCAGAATTTTAAAGAGAAGGAGGCAGCATGGGAAAGACGAAGCTGTTCGGGACAGTGAGACTGTCGGAATCGAGCTGTCCGATTCGCCTGCTGGGGCACAGGGgggtgccgccgccgggcgccggcgcagcGGCTCTCACTAAACAGCGCCCCTAATTAACAACTGGGTGACCAAAAGATCCTTACTGCACAGAAACGTTGATTTTTGAAACGTCTAATGACAGTTCACCGTTCTAATGGTTAGTGTTATCTCTGTTCCTGTCTTCcctaagaaaaaagaacagtcAGATTTTCGTTCATGGAGGTCGCTATAAACTGCTCCACAAACCAGTACCACAGTTCAACAGTCGAGCATGACATCAGAAGGTGTAACAAATTGAGAACCATCTATCCATTTAGTTGACCAAAAATGCCACTCCACAGAAACGAACTTGTTTCATTATTTACTGCAAATAAACAGCCCAACAGTGTACAAGATATTTCGCCAAAGAGTGCGACAGCCAGGCAGCATGGGGCAAAACGAGAGAGAGCACCAAACAACGTCAACCATCATCGTAACAAAAGAACTTCTGCTAACCAGCAACACGATTGTATTGCGACCATTTTATACATAATGGAAAATATCAGGAAGCGGTCTTTCATTGTTTATGTATAAGTATCCTCAAGAATTATGTGCTGCTATCATTTTAACTCTATCAGACTATCAGTCAAGAAATGGACAGTTTGCTCAAGACCTACTGCTTGCAAAGACATTTGTCCTGTGTTATCGGTCATCCCTTGACTAGCTCTGTGAGAAGTGAAATGGGGATGTGAAAACAATAGAACAATATGTAAGTGACGTGTATGGTCTTAAAAATGGAGGGTGAAACCCACTGTAGCAGATATTCAGTAGAAGGGATACATGGGAATGGCACGATCCATGTCTTCTACCTCAGCCACCATCTTTGGGCAGCTGAAATGGGTGTATTGAGGAACGGCGCATAACGATCAATGTGCGGGTTTACAGCCCGGCCAATTCTTGCCCACACACTCTGGTGATAGCCTGATGTTACGGGAGCATGGTACATCAACTTCAacagctgtaaaaaaaatagatgtgCACAGAAAAGTTATATAGGTAATGGAGTTGCGAAAGCACTAGTTGAACCAAATAAGTTTGGTTCGAGAGAACCAATCAATTAATATCCATGTGTATGATTGTTTGGAAgatatcaaatttgaaatgtTAAAAGGAAGCTAAGCAGGGGAAAAAGCTGAaacatttgaaaaactagtttcCAAGTCACACATCCCAGTGCTTCGTAGTGACATATGGGATGTTAATGAAGCCAACAACATGCAAAATTCAACCTTAGTTGGCCTCATATTCTCAAACTAATGAaagcagaaaacaaaatggaaAGATGAGAAAAACTGCttgttcagacttcagagcaGGATAACTCACATGGAAGTACATGAATGTCTGAATTATGTTACGCTTCCACCTGTATGAGAAAGGACACATGAAATCTGATGTAAGTTCAGATACAAAAATCCTCTAAATATGTCAGCAAGAAGTGCATGCACATACGAGAAAAGTGATACGATCATAAGGAAGCCCAGGGCAATTTCAGCATTTGAACAAAGGAGGCTGACTGTAGTGTTGTTCGTCTCCACCCACAAACAAGGCTCCTCTAAGTACCTTCTAAACAAGAGATTAATAATAAACCAGTAACCACAGGCATTGACATCAAACAGTTAAGTAACATGCACATGAGAATAATAAAACAAAGAACAAAGCTTGAATTTTCTTACCTGTAGAAAGAGGAGCGTGCAAAATTACGCCTAAGGAATCTTGCAACATGATCGACTGCCCAGCAAAGCACAGGCAGTAGAGCAActgaacaaacaaaatatggAACTGCTAAGGATGGAACATAGATTAGAAGCAAGACAAGAAGCAAGAGAACTATAGCTTACTTCGAAAGTGCACATTAGATGTGAACATCATAAGAGAGAACATCAAATGAACGAAGTCCTTGGCTACAATTATAGATTGCAACCAAGGCTGAATTGCAGGCATGTTCCATGCTCTTGGTTTCTGCAGGCAGAAGGGAGAGATGAGAAATAGTGGAACATTGACACAAAGAAAACTGCAAGAAGAAATGTGATTTATCCAATCATTCAGAAGCAGAAACTTACCCCGTAAGTGCAGTACAAAGAATATGCTGATGAGCATATTGTTCCTAGCAATGAAAGTCTATATGCTTTGCTTGCGATATCTTTCGGTAGAATTGGAAGTATTCCAAGACCAGCGACAACTAATACCTGCAAAACCCCAGGTCACAATACAATATTTGACTATGTCATGTAACAACATAAATTAAGAGATAATAAGATGAAAATAGGGAGGGGGGCTAGATGGCCTGCCAATTGTTGTCCTGATGAACAAATGTTCTGAGGATATATAAAAGAACAGACCAGAGCCTTAATTACAAAAACTATAATCGGAGAAAGAAGTGAAAAATGTGAATAGAGCATTAGACCATAATGGAACACAACTTATTATCACACCGAGTAGGTTATGGATATGCTTTTCTATACTAAAGAGGCCAAGTTATCCCATACCCAAGCATTGATAGAGAAATGTATAGTTCGTCCATCGAACCGTAAAGAACTTCCTGTCCTTTCTGTTGATGGTGGTTGGGTTGCAGCAGATCCTACATAAAAACAACCAGGAATCTTCAGGATTCAAACTGATGTGGCATGAGAGGGAACATAATGACAGTACTTTTTGTTCAGTTCAAATTGCCATTcctaagtactccctccaatcctaaattcttgtcgactaaaacaacgacaagaatttaggatcggagggggtAGTCTATTAAGCACCAGAGTAATTTTCACAAAAAGAACCAATTTTTGCTGACCGCTGGCTCACTACAAAGCTGATAAGCTCTAAAAGAGCAGGGAAACAACACTTCTGAGAACACAGAATATATACAAGACATAAGTGGTAACAAGTAATTCTCAGAGCCCTTCTGCCAAAAATCTTTACACTTCCTCCAGATGAGAAACATTAAGCACCAGAGTTCCCATACCTGAGTCACGAGCTCTGATATTCTCACTGGATGGCGTAGATGAAGACCTTGCTGCTGATCTGTTGGACTGGGTCGAACCTGTGGAAGACATTGGCTCAACCACCAAATCAGGATCCTGAAATGTAAAGAAGGGAAGTTAACAATTTTTACCAGTGCCATACCCTGATTATTTTACTTGGATATAACTCTAGACTTGAAAAGGCCAAT
The Brachypodium distachyon strain Bd21 chromosome 2, Brachypodium_distachyon_v3.0, whole genome shotgun sequence genome window above contains:
- the LOC100841225 gene encoding uncharacterized protein LOC100841225 isoform X1, coding for MGEADASTGGGGGGGDPQRLKRIAAGAYDYENDARWAGYWSNVLVPPHLASRPDVVDHFKRKFYQRYIDPDLVVEPMSSTGSTQSNRSAARSSSTPSSENIRARDSGSAATQPPSTERTGSSLRFDGRTIHFSINAWVLVVAGLGILPILPKDIASKAYRLSLLGTICSSAYSLYCTYGKPRAWNMPAIQPWLQSIIVAKDFVHLMFSLMMFTSNVHFRIALLPVLCWAVDHVARFLRRNFARSSFYRRYLEEPCLWVETNNTTVSLLCSNAEIALGFLMIVSLFSWKRNIIQTFMYFHLLKLMYHAPVTSGYHQSVWARIGRAVNPHIDRYAPFLNTPISAAQRWWLR
- the LOC100841225 gene encoding uncharacterized protein LOC100841225 isoform X2; this encodes MGEADASTGGGGGGGDPQRLKRIAAGAYDYENDARWAGYWSNVLVPPHLASRPDVVDHFKRKFYQRYIDPDLVVEPMSSTGSTQSNRSAARSSSTPSSENIRARDSGSAATQPPSTERTGSSLRFDGRTIHFSINAWVLVVAGLGILPILPKDIASKAYRLSLLGTICSSAYSLYCTYGKPRAWNMPAIQPWLQSIIVAKDFVHLMFSLMMFTSNVHFRIALLPVLCWAVDHVARFLRRNFARSSFYRYLEEPCLWVETNNTTVSLLCSNAEIALGFLMIVSLFSWKRNIIQTFMYFHLLKLMYHAPVTSGYHQSVWARIGRAVNPHIDRYAPFLNTPISAAQRWWLR